The Candidatus Woesearchaeota archaeon DNA window ACAAGCAGAGAATTAGAAGATATAATGATAAATGAATTCCCCGGTAAAATAACCGAAGAACAGCATAAAGTAGATATAAGAAATCAGCTTTACCATTTTTATTCACTTACCAAAAGAACACTATTAGATTTTTTAAAGCCATATAAGGGTAAATACGAGTACTGTGTTGAATATGGCGGCCATTTAATAGAAATAAGCTTGGTCAGGGTCAGAAAGCATTTTTGTAATTAGAGCCAATATAATTTAATCATTTCTTCTTCCATAAAATGCATCTTAGAGGGAACAATCAGGCATTGCAGCCCTTCCTTAAACTTGTAATTCATGAGCTCTTTCGCAGTTCCTGATTTTATTTCCTGATCCAGGCTGCCGAGCTTAACGCATCCTACACACAAACTCTTTTCACTGAAAACCTTCTCATTCCTTCTCAGCTCGACTTTGAGCAGATATCGTATTGCATCATTAATTGTCATGAACTTATTCTCATCAGGCTTCAGGTCAAGCAGAAATAAAGTATGCGCATTTATTGACCTGTTCCCTTTCAGGACATCATAAGGCGATTCAACATTTTCATTGCCAAACGGAATGCTTGTTGTTTTCCCGAATTTATACAACTGCAATCCGGTAACTCCTATTGCTGCAATAGCTGATGCATTGTGAACAACATGGCATTTTATATTCTCTTTTTTTGCCCTCAAATACAAATCAATATGAGTTGTCGCTGCAAACGGATCTCCCACAACAAGAAATGCAGCAGTTTTAGTCTTTGCATTAGCTAATATATCATCCGGTGTTTTTTCAACCATTTCTCTGGTTGCAGGGGTTATTTTCTTGCCATAATACTTTTCCAAAATAGTGT harbors:
- the dph5 gene encoding diphthine synthase; translated protein: MALYFIGLGLNDEKDVSVKGLEIIKKADFVYLESYTILEKYYGKKITPATREMVEKTPDDILANAKTKTAAFLVVGDPFAATTHIDLYLRAKKENIKCHVVHNASAIAAIGVTGLQLYKFGKTTSIPFGNENVESPYDVLKGNRSINAHTLFLLDLKPDENKFMTINDAIRYLLKVELRRNEKVFSEKSLCVGCVKLGSLDQEIKSGTAKELMNYKFKEGLQCLIVPSKMHFMEEEMIKLYWL